Proteins encoded in a region of the Melissococcus plutonius ATCC 35311 genome:
- a CDS encoding pyridoxal-dependent decarboxylase, whose translation MAETEFLENTEFLTATEDNFNCLLDKLKILQAENKKSMAPKLPIKNFNYLEELAEFKYSYTGKDSEETLKIVGELFQGAIRPHSPYSLFNMVPTPLLDAVAASMMTQVYNVNSLMDDFGGQSLLIEQKVARGIGSLIGWHHSVGISCNGGKLTLFYAIKLALAKMKPDSNKKRLSSDLVILTNESSHYCVEHVCSLLGLGSEQCIRIDSQKNWEMDYTKLKIEVKNQTKKGKKIAAVICCGGTTINFAHDDTEKVYQIVTDTLKELHETYRPYFHLDSVIGWLWFCFHKQQIVNWEMIEPTIEKKIKEIVHRQDGLVHFDSCSVDFHKNGLCPYSTSFFISKSSDSFTLLNDGNYQYTSDDYQYGQFRAYRYTVENSRPATGIAAAYAAVTRLGISGFQNYLIELQKMHDLFVAEMSKYSKFTVINKYSLGWKIVFLIDFASIVAQTTHEQSEITQEFINYLWQKCNQGETLPFISFTPAYKIHSGAKKQTASLLYPMNLTSKLNVVDILDRLDQVIDEFEAAVITKSYSFHKTVLEKPIR comes from the coding sequence ATGGCAGAAACTGAATTTTTAGAAAATACTGAATTTTTAACAGCAACAGAGGATAATTTTAATTGTCTGCTTGATAAGCTGAAAATACTTCAAGCAGAAAATAAAAAAAGTATGGCACCTAAATTACCTATTAAGAATTTTAATTATTTAGAAGAGCTAGCTGAATTTAAGTATAGTTATACGGGAAAAGATAGTGAAGAAACATTAAAAATTGTTGGTGAACTATTTCAGGGAGCTATTCGTCCACATTCTCCTTATTCATTGTTTAATATGGTGCCTACACCTTTGTTAGACGCTGTAGCAGCTTCTATGATGACACAAGTTTATAATGTGAATAGTTTGATGGATGATTTTGGCGGGCAATCTTTACTTATTGAACAAAAAGTCGCTAGAGGTATTGGTAGTTTGATCGGTTGGCATCATTCTGTTGGTATTTCTTGTAATGGAGGTAAATTAACATTATTCTATGCCATAAAGCTTGCATTAGCAAAAATGAAACCGGATTCTAATAAAAAAAGACTTTCCTCTGATTTGGTTATTTTAACCAATGAGTCTTCTCATTATTGTGTGGAGCATGTTTGTTCATTACTTGGATTGGGTTCTGAGCAGTGTATTCGGATTGATTCACAGAAAAATTGGGAAATGGATTATACAAAGTTAAAAATAGAAGTTAAAAATCAAACAAAAAAAGGTAAGAAAATTGCTGCTGTTATTTGTTGTGGTGGAACAACGATCAATTTTGCTCATGATGATACAGAAAAAGTTTACCAAATAGTGACGGATACACTAAAAGAATTACATGAAACATATCGACCATATTTTCATTTAGACAGTGTAATTGGTTGGTTGTGGTTTTGCTTTCATAAACAACAAATAGTCAATTGGGAAATGATTGAACCAACAATTGAAAAGAAGATTAAAGAAATTGTTCATCGTCAAGATGGCCTGGTTCATTTTGACTCCTGTAGTGTAGATTTTCATAAAAATGGATTATGTCCTTATTCCACTAGCTTTTTTATTTCCAAATCTTCTGATTCATTTACATTACTGAATGATGGCAATTATCAATATACAAGTGATGATTATCAATATGGGCAGTTTCGAGCCTATCGCTATACCGTTGAAAACTCACGGCCAGCGACAGGAATTGCTGCAGCTTATGCTGCTGTTACACGATTAGGAATTTCTGGATTTCAAAATTATTTAATAGAGCTTCAAAAGATGCATGATTTGTTTGTAGCTGAAATGTCAAAATATAGTAAATTTACTGTTATTAATAAATATTCATTAGGATGGAAGATCGTTTTTCTAATTGATTTTGCTTCAATTGTTGCTCAAACTACCCATGAACAATCAGAAATTACACAAGAATTTATTAATTATCTTTGGCAGAAATGTAATCAGGGGGAAACCTTACCATTTATAAGCTTTACACCTGCTTATAAAATTCATTCAGGAGCTAAAAAACAAACGGCATCTTTATTGTATCCTATGAATCTAACTTCAAAATTAAACGTAGTAGATATTCTTGATCGTTTAGATCAAGTAATTGATGAATTTGAAGCAGCAGTGATAACAAAAAGCTATTCATTTCATAAAACTGTTTTAGAAAAACCAATTCGTTAG
- a CDS encoding pyridoxal phosphate-dependent aminotransferase, whose product MNTIQQTKADAFDFINEKLEMNDQVINLAIGNPDGKPDSCLIDTLNQYMQKETTHGYGSFDTTMVKLLRKSVADYYNNTFQTSLDADENIVEVPGTKVAIYRLLSLLIKNEEKVLIPSPSYSVYTKCVELLNGEIIYFPCCLDNFSPDLIKVSEEEWQAASILILCSPGNPTTTVLSHEFLEEVIQLAKKYHFLVINDLAYAEINFTNERISSILAIDGAKDVAVELYSLSKTCNIAGWRIGFVCGNQQLVNQLKHLQFEIDFGLFLPFQHAAITAFNRLPELASKTIHKYEERMDYFIQEMKKVGWEIQKPVASFFIWTKVPSEFEAMTDKEFVSYVLQETGILFSPGSGFGKNGEGYIRIAMVQEMRIMREVVVRFKKLFEDKNF is encoded by the coding sequence TTGAATACAATACAACAAACAAAAGCAGATGCTTTTGACTTTATTAATGAAAAATTAGAAATGAATGATCAAGTGATTAATCTGGCAATTGGTAATCCAGATGGAAAACCAGATTCGTGCTTAATTGATACATTAAATCAATACATGCAAAAGGAAACAACGCATGGCTATGGTAGTTTTGATACAACAATGGTAAAACTGCTTAGAAAAAGTGTTGCAGATTATTACAATAATACCTTTCAAACAAGTTTAGATGCAGATGAGAATATTGTAGAGGTACCAGGAACCAAAGTGGCGATTTATCGTTTGCTTTCTTTATTAATAAAAAATGAGGAGAAAGTCTTAATTCCCTCACCTTCCTATAGTGTTTATACAAAATGTGTGGAATTACTCAATGGTGAGATTATTTATTTTCCTTGTTGTTTAGATAATTTTTCTCCTGATTTAATCAAAGTTTCTGAAGAAGAATGGCAAGCAGCAAGTATCCTTATCCTATGTTCACCGGGAAATCCTACCACTACAGTTTTATCACATGAGTTTTTAGAGGAAGTTATACAATTAGCAAAAAAATATCATTTTTTAGTTATTAATGATTTGGCTTATGCTGAAATAAATTTTACTAATGAAAGAATTTCAAGTATTCTTGCCATTGATGGTGCAAAGGATGTAGCTGTTGAATTGTATAGTTTAAGTAAAACATGCAATATTGCTGGTTGGCGCATTGGCTTTGTTTGTGGAAATCAACAATTGGTGAATCAATTGAAACATTTACAATTTGAAATTGATTTTGGTTTATTTTTGCCTTTTCAACACGCAGCGATAACAGCTTTTAATCGTTTACCCGAACTTGCTTCAAAAACAATACATAAATATGAAGAACGAATGGATTATTTTATTCAGGAAATGAAAAAAGTAGGTTGGGAAATACAAAAACCAGTTGCTTCATTTTTTATCTGGACAAAAGTTCCATCTGAATTTGAAGCAATGACCGACAAAGAATTTGTTTCTTATGTTTTACAGGAAACAGGGATTTTATTTTCACCAGGAAGTGGTTTTGGCAAAAATGGAGAAGGCTATATTCGAATTGCTATGGTTCAAGAGATGAGAATAATGAGAGAAGTAGTGGTACGCTTTAAAAAGTTATTTGAAGATAAAAATTTTTAA
- a CDS encoding KGG domain-containing protein has product MDKKMTRAQAGQRGGEKTAQTHGKNFYEEIGHKGGEKTAQTHDKNFYKENGQKGGQKTAQTHGRDFYEENGQKGGEKTAQTHDKEFYSQIGRKGGKNSHKNG; this is encoded by the coding sequence ATGGATAAAAAAATGACACGTGCACAAGCTGGCCAACGAGGCGGAGAGAAAACTGCTCAAACTCATGGAAAGAACTTCTATGAAGAAATTGGACACAAAGGCGGAGAAAAAACTGCCCAAACACATGATAAGAATTTCTACAAAGAAAATGGACAAAAGGGCGGTCAAAAAACTGCTCAAACCCATGGTAGAGATTTCTATGAAGAAAATGGCCAAAAAGGCGGAGAAAAAACTGCCCAAACACATGACAAAGAATTTTACTCACAAATTGGCCGTAAAGGTGGAAAAAACTCACACAAAAATGGCTAA
- a CDS encoding family 43 glycosylhydrolase encodes MIKSTDYINPLIVQRADPQIYKHHDGYYYFTASVPAYNLIEIRRAKTISGLAHAAPRTIWRKHENGPMSKLIWAPELHYINGKWFVYFAAAETTDLDENGMFQHRMFCLECDAENPMESEENWFEHGQVKTPIDSFALDATCFEANEKLYYVWAQKDPAIEGNSNLYIAEMENPWTIKTEPVLLSKPEYDWETKGFWVNEGPAIIHRNGRYFLTYSASATDENYCMGMLSAPDNVDLLDAKDWTKAESPIFQSDLAEHQYGPGHNSFTIAEDGETDILVYHCRDYTDIKGDPLYDPNRHTKVQVFTWNEDGTPNFGQPVTYNYR; translated from the coding sequence ATGATAAAGTCTACAGATTATATTAATCCATTAATTGTTCAACGAGCAGATCCACAAATTTATAAACATCATGATGGGTATTATTATTTTACAGCTTCAGTACCTGCATATAATTTAATTGAAATTAGGCGAGCAAAAACCATTTCTGGATTAGCACATGCTGCACCACGTACAATTTGGCGTAAACATGAAAATGGTCCAATGAGCAAACTTATTTGGGCACCTGAACTCCATTACATCAATGGAAAATGGTTTGTTTATTTTGCTGCTGCTGAAACGACAGATTTAGATGAAAATGGAATGTTCCAACATCGCATGTTTTGTCTGGAATGTGATGCCGAAAATCCAATGGAAAGTGAAGAAAATTGGTTTGAACATGGGCAGGTAAAAACACCAATCGATTCTTTTGCTTTAGATGCTACTTGTTTCGAAGCAAATGAGAAATTGTATTATGTATGGGCGCAAAAAGATCCAGCGATTGAGGGCAATTCTAATTTGTATATTGCAGAAATGGAAAACCCATGGACAATTAAAACTGAGCCTGTACTGCTCTCAAAACCCGAATATGACTGGGAAACAAAAGGTTTTTGGGTAAATGAAGGCCCAGCAATCATTCATCGAAATGGTCGCTACTTCTTAACTTATTCTGCAAGTGCAACAGATGAAAATTATTGCATGGGAATGTTAAGTGCACCTGATAATGTGGATCTTTTAGATGCAAAGGATTGGACAAAGGCAGAATCTCCTATCTTCCAAAGCGATCTAGCAGAACATCAATATGGACCGGGGCACAATTCATTTACTATAGCCGAAGATGGAGAAACAGATATTCTTGTCTATCATTGTAGAGATTATACGGATATTAAAGGAGACCCTTTATATGATCCTAATCGTCACACTAAAGTACAAGTATTTACTTGGAATGAAGATGGGACACCAAACTTTGGACAACCTGTTACTTATAATTATCGATAG